The following proteins come from a genomic window of Ictalurus furcatus strain D&B chromosome 12, Billie_1.0, whole genome shotgun sequence:
- the mlpha gene encoding melanophilin a isoform X1, which yields MDKKLDLSRLTDEEAKHVWEVIQRDFELRKKEEERLGNLKTKLEKEDTKRELLSSQSNLTASHCIRCLQPFKFLVNSKRQCLDCHFYICKTCSRYSTKEHGWVCDPCRMSRVLKIGTLGWYHDNIRSRFKRFGSAKVMRSLYKRLNGEGRRDDDVQSMPDIHNVYNGHDDEHMDAMEAQRYKQMRKTKRLLSVHPTDLEIDENGSHSRRNSVQYIQDERGMLRNDLEHSADMYHHHHHRMNRRKSLDRFSRPDDGMYSEHRMVRARSLSKISALPQRSYYLDTSEEEDAYHFPVYQLQSRRRSRASSQENITYSTPPINELNKRMYAIESLLNRLEEKMNVPNDQQAQASASQLEEEKLKKKLDELMSDRALSSDEDEPKKPIQFKGPGVKGSQRTEQASSVQEAALSSSSDEMPTETQKRSTAAALCDITTEVLRTINATENAMSELAPSNPNDRPQLAGNDVKQADAAYRELEENVYLTAGKSFDMERKLRQIERNAKNHYRGPLTDSELSELEDQLAATASKVQTTESEVSDIENKIAVLSASGLSIDKAKKKASSIQKRRTSQDILINRVHF from the exons ATGGATAAGAAATTGGACCTATCCAGACTCACGGATGAGGAGGCCAAGCACGTGTGGGAGGTGATCCAGAGAGACTTCGAACTTaggaagaaagaggaggagagacTCGG GAATTTAAAGACCAAGCTTGAGAAGGAGGACACAAAGCGAGAGCTCCTGAGCTCTCAGTCCAACCTCACTGCTTCCCACTGCATTCGCTGCCTGCAGCCCTTCAAGTTCCTGGTGAACAGCAAGCGTCAGTGTCTGGACTGCCATTTCTACATCTGCAAGACTTGCAGCCGCTACAGTACAAAGGAGCACGGCTGGGTGTGTGATCCATGCCGAATGTCCAG GGTCCTGAAAATTGGAACCCTGGGCTGGTATCACGACAACATACGCTCTCGCTTCAAGCGCTTTGGTAGCGCCAAAGTGATGAGGTCGCTCTACAAGAGATTAAACGGAGAGG GTCGCCGTGATGATGATGTGCAATCTATGCCTGACATCCACA ATGTGTACAATGGCCATGATGATGAGCATATGGATGCAATGGAAGCTCAGCGCTATAAGCAG ATGCGAAAGACGAAGCGTCTACTCTCTGTCCACCCTACGGACCTGGAAATAGATGAAAATGGCAGCCATTCTCGGCGAAATTCCGTGCAG TATATACAAGATGAGCGTGGAATGCTGCGGAATGATTTGGAACACAGCGCTGACATgtaccatcaccatcatcaccgcATGAATCGGAGGAAGAGTCTAGATCGTTTCTCACGACCAG ATGATGGCATGTACTCTGAGCACAGGATGGTACGTGCTCGCTCTCTATCCAAGATCTCTGCCTTACCACAGCGTTCCTACTATCTGGACACCTCGGAGGAGGAGGATGCTTATCATTTCCCCGTCTACCAACTCCAATCGCGCCGTCGTAGTCGGGCGTCCTCACAGGAAAACATCACTTACAGCACTCCTCCA ATTAATGAACTGAACAAGAGAATGTATGCCATTGAGAGTCTCTTGAATCGACTGGAGGAGAAGATGAACGTGCCTAATGATCAG CAGGCACAAGCCTCAGCAAGCcagctggaggaggagaagcTGAAAAAGAAGCTGGATGAGCTGATGAGTGACAGAGCACTGTCTTCAGATGAGGATGAGCCAAagaaacccattcaattcaagggGCCTGGTGTGAAAGGTTCCCAGCGAACTGAACAAGCATCCTCAGTACAGGAAGCAGCCTTGAGCTCCTCTAGTGATGAGATGCCTACTGAGACTCAGAAG AGATCCACTGCAGCGGCTCTATGCGACATCACAACCGAGGTTCTAAGAACCATTAATGCCACAGAAAATGCTATGAGCGAGTTGGCCCCCTCAAACCCTAATGACAGACCTCAATTAGCTGGCAATGACGTAAAGCAAGCTGATGCTGCTTACAGGGAGCTTGAGGAAAAT GTATATCTGACAGCAGGGAAGTCATTTGACATGGAGAGAAAGTTGAGGCAGATCGAACGGAATGCTAAGAACCATTATAGAGGCCCTCTCACTGACTCTGAACTCTCTGAACTGGAAGATCAGCTTGCAGCAACTGCTTCGAAAGTGCAGACTACAGAGAGTGAG GTGTCGGACATTGAGAATAAAATCGCTGTTCTTAGTGCATCAGGACTATCGATAGATAAAGCCAAGAAAAAG GCGTCAAGCATACAAAAAAGAAGAACGTCCCAAGACATCCTCATAAACAGAGTACATTTTTGA
- the mlpha gene encoding melanophilin a isoform X3: MDKKLDLSRLTDEEAKHVWEVIQRDFELRKKEEERLGNLKTKLEKEDTKRELLSSQSNLTASHCIRCLQPFKFLVNSKRQCLDCHFYICKTCSRYSTKEHGWVCDPCRMSRVLKIGTLGWYHDNIRSRFKRFGSAKVMRSLYKRLNGEGRRDDDVQSMPDIHNVYNGHDDEHMDAMEAQRYKQMRKTKRLLSVHPTDLEIDENGSHSRRNSVQYIQDERGMLRNDLEHSADMYHHHHHRMNRRKSLDRFSRPDDGMYSEHRMVRARSLSKISALPQRSYYLDTSEEEDAYHFPVYQLQSRRRSRASSQENITYSTPPINELNKRMYAIESLLNRLEEKMNVPNDQQAQASASQLEEEKLKKKLDELMSDRALSSDEDEPKKPIQFKGPGVKGSQRTEQASSVQEAALSSSSDEMPTETQKVYLTAGKSFDMERKLRQIERNAKNHYRGPLTDSELSELEDQLAATASKVQTTESEVSDIENKIAVLSASGLSIDKAKKKVN, from the exons ATGGATAAGAAATTGGACCTATCCAGACTCACGGATGAGGAGGCCAAGCACGTGTGGGAGGTGATCCAGAGAGACTTCGAACTTaggaagaaagaggaggagagacTCGG GAATTTAAAGACCAAGCTTGAGAAGGAGGACACAAAGCGAGAGCTCCTGAGCTCTCAGTCCAACCTCACTGCTTCCCACTGCATTCGCTGCCTGCAGCCCTTCAAGTTCCTGGTGAACAGCAAGCGTCAGTGTCTGGACTGCCATTTCTACATCTGCAAGACTTGCAGCCGCTACAGTACAAAGGAGCACGGCTGGGTGTGTGATCCATGCCGAATGTCCAG GGTCCTGAAAATTGGAACCCTGGGCTGGTATCACGACAACATACGCTCTCGCTTCAAGCGCTTTGGTAGCGCCAAAGTGATGAGGTCGCTCTACAAGAGATTAAACGGAGAGG GTCGCCGTGATGATGATGTGCAATCTATGCCTGACATCCACA ATGTGTACAATGGCCATGATGATGAGCATATGGATGCAATGGAAGCTCAGCGCTATAAGCAG ATGCGAAAGACGAAGCGTCTACTCTCTGTCCACCCTACGGACCTGGAAATAGATGAAAATGGCAGCCATTCTCGGCGAAATTCCGTGCAG TATATACAAGATGAGCGTGGAATGCTGCGGAATGATTTGGAACACAGCGCTGACATgtaccatcaccatcatcaccgcATGAATCGGAGGAAGAGTCTAGATCGTTTCTCACGACCAG ATGATGGCATGTACTCTGAGCACAGGATGGTACGTGCTCGCTCTCTATCCAAGATCTCTGCCTTACCACAGCGTTCCTACTATCTGGACACCTCGGAGGAGGAGGATGCTTATCATTTCCCCGTCTACCAACTCCAATCGCGCCGTCGTAGTCGGGCGTCCTCACAGGAAAACATCACTTACAGCACTCCTCCA ATTAATGAACTGAACAAGAGAATGTATGCCATTGAGAGTCTCTTGAATCGACTGGAGGAGAAGATGAACGTGCCTAATGATCAG CAGGCACAAGCCTCAGCAAGCcagctggaggaggagaagcTGAAAAAGAAGCTGGATGAGCTGATGAGTGACAGAGCACTGTCTTCAGATGAGGATGAGCCAAagaaacccattcaattcaagggGCCTGGTGTGAAAGGTTCCCAGCGAACTGAACAAGCATCCTCAGTACAGGAAGCAGCCTTGAGCTCCTCTAGTGATGAGATGCCTACTGAGACTCAGAAG GTATATCTGACAGCAGGGAAGTCATTTGACATGGAGAGAAAGTTGAGGCAGATCGAACGGAATGCTAAGAACCATTATAGAGGCCCTCTCACTGACTCTGAACTCTCTGAACTGGAAGATCAGCTTGCAGCAACTGCTTCGAAAGTGCAGACTACAGAGAGTGAG GTGTCGGACATTGAGAATAAAATCGCTGTTCTTAGTGCATCAGGACTATCGATAGATAAAGCCAAGAAAAAGGTAAACTGA
- the mlpha gene encoding melanophilin a isoform X2 has protein sequence MDKKLDLSRLTDEEAKHVWEVIQRDFELRKKEEERLGNLKTKLEKEDTKRELLSSQSNLTASHCIRCLQPFKFLVNSKRQCLDCHFYICKTCSRYSTKEHGWVCDPCRMSRVLKIGTLGWYHDNIRSRFKRFGSAKVMRSLYKRLNGEGRRDDDVQSMPDIHNVYNGHDDEHMDAMEAQRYKQMRKTKRLLSVHPTDLEIDENGSHSRRNSVQYIQDERGMLRNDLEHSADMYHHHHHRMNRRKSLDRFSRPDDGMYSEHRMVRARSLSKISALPQRSYYLDTSEEEDAYHFPVYQLQSRRRSRASSQENITYSTPPINELNKRMYAIESLLNRLEEKMNVPNDQQAQASASQLEEEKLKKKLDELMSDRALSSDEDEPKKPIQFKGPGVKGSQRTEQASSVQEAALSSSSDEMPTETQKVYLTAGKSFDMERKLRQIERNAKNHYRGPLTDSELSELEDQLAATASKVQTTESEVSDIENKIAVLSASGLSIDKAKKKASSIQKRRTSQDILINRVHF, from the exons ATGGATAAGAAATTGGACCTATCCAGACTCACGGATGAGGAGGCCAAGCACGTGTGGGAGGTGATCCAGAGAGACTTCGAACTTaggaagaaagaggaggagagacTCGG GAATTTAAAGACCAAGCTTGAGAAGGAGGACACAAAGCGAGAGCTCCTGAGCTCTCAGTCCAACCTCACTGCTTCCCACTGCATTCGCTGCCTGCAGCCCTTCAAGTTCCTGGTGAACAGCAAGCGTCAGTGTCTGGACTGCCATTTCTACATCTGCAAGACTTGCAGCCGCTACAGTACAAAGGAGCACGGCTGGGTGTGTGATCCATGCCGAATGTCCAG GGTCCTGAAAATTGGAACCCTGGGCTGGTATCACGACAACATACGCTCTCGCTTCAAGCGCTTTGGTAGCGCCAAAGTGATGAGGTCGCTCTACAAGAGATTAAACGGAGAGG GTCGCCGTGATGATGATGTGCAATCTATGCCTGACATCCACA ATGTGTACAATGGCCATGATGATGAGCATATGGATGCAATGGAAGCTCAGCGCTATAAGCAG ATGCGAAAGACGAAGCGTCTACTCTCTGTCCACCCTACGGACCTGGAAATAGATGAAAATGGCAGCCATTCTCGGCGAAATTCCGTGCAG TATATACAAGATGAGCGTGGAATGCTGCGGAATGATTTGGAACACAGCGCTGACATgtaccatcaccatcatcaccgcATGAATCGGAGGAAGAGTCTAGATCGTTTCTCACGACCAG ATGATGGCATGTACTCTGAGCACAGGATGGTACGTGCTCGCTCTCTATCCAAGATCTCTGCCTTACCACAGCGTTCCTACTATCTGGACACCTCGGAGGAGGAGGATGCTTATCATTTCCCCGTCTACCAACTCCAATCGCGCCGTCGTAGTCGGGCGTCCTCACAGGAAAACATCACTTACAGCACTCCTCCA ATTAATGAACTGAACAAGAGAATGTATGCCATTGAGAGTCTCTTGAATCGACTGGAGGAGAAGATGAACGTGCCTAATGATCAG CAGGCACAAGCCTCAGCAAGCcagctggaggaggagaagcTGAAAAAGAAGCTGGATGAGCTGATGAGTGACAGAGCACTGTCTTCAGATGAGGATGAGCCAAagaaacccattcaattcaagggGCCTGGTGTGAAAGGTTCCCAGCGAACTGAACAAGCATCCTCAGTACAGGAAGCAGCCTTGAGCTCCTCTAGTGATGAGATGCCTACTGAGACTCAGAAG GTATATCTGACAGCAGGGAAGTCATTTGACATGGAGAGAAAGTTGAGGCAGATCGAACGGAATGCTAAGAACCATTATAGAGGCCCTCTCACTGACTCTGAACTCTCTGAACTGGAAGATCAGCTTGCAGCAACTGCTTCGAAAGTGCAGACTACAGAGAGTGAG GTGTCGGACATTGAGAATAAAATCGCTGTTCTTAGTGCATCAGGACTATCGATAGATAAAGCCAAGAAAAAG GCGTCAAGCATACAAAAAAGAAGAACGTCCCAAGACATCCTCATAAACAGAGTACATTTTTGA
- the mlpha gene encoding melanophilin a isoform X4 has translation MMMCNLCLTSTMCTMAMMMSIWMQWKLSAISRLWGTHCIGLFADASVGRLMRKTKRLLSVHPTDLEIDENGSHSRRNSVQYIQDERGMLRNDLEHSADMYHHHHHRMNRRKSLDRFSRPDDGMYSEHRMVRARSLSKISALPQRSYYLDTSEEEDAYHFPVYQLQSRRRSRASSQENITYSTPPINELNKRMYAIESLLNRLEEKMNVPNDQQAQASASQLEEEKLKKKLDELMSDRALSSDEDEPKKPIQFKGPGVKGSQRTEQASSVQEAALSSSSDEMPTETQKRSTAAALCDITTEVLRTINATENAMSELAPSNPNDRPQLAGNDVKQADAAYRELEENVYLTAGKSFDMERKLRQIERNAKNHYRGPLTDSELSELEDQLAATASKVQTTESEVSDIENKIAVLSASGLSIDKAKKKASSIQKRRTSQDILINRVHF, from the exons ATGATGATGTGCAATCTATGCCTGACATCCACA ATGTGTACAATGGCCATGATGATGAGCATATGGATGCAATGGAAGCTCAGCGCTATAAGCAG ACTTTGGGGAACACATTGcattggattattcgctgacgcatctgttggcagattg ATGCGAAAGACGAAGCGTCTACTCTCTGTCCACCCTACGGACCTGGAAATAGATGAAAATGGCAGCCATTCTCGGCGAAATTCCGTGCAG TATATACAAGATGAGCGTGGAATGCTGCGGAATGATTTGGAACACAGCGCTGACATgtaccatcaccatcatcaccgcATGAATCGGAGGAAGAGTCTAGATCGTTTCTCACGACCAG ATGATGGCATGTACTCTGAGCACAGGATGGTACGTGCTCGCTCTCTATCCAAGATCTCTGCCTTACCACAGCGTTCCTACTATCTGGACACCTCGGAGGAGGAGGATGCTTATCATTTCCCCGTCTACCAACTCCAATCGCGCCGTCGTAGTCGGGCGTCCTCACAGGAAAACATCACTTACAGCACTCCTCCA ATTAATGAACTGAACAAGAGAATGTATGCCATTGAGAGTCTCTTGAATCGACTGGAGGAGAAGATGAACGTGCCTAATGATCAG CAGGCACAAGCCTCAGCAAGCcagctggaggaggagaagcTGAAAAAGAAGCTGGATGAGCTGATGAGTGACAGAGCACTGTCTTCAGATGAGGATGAGCCAAagaaacccattcaattcaagggGCCTGGTGTGAAAGGTTCCCAGCGAACTGAACAAGCATCCTCAGTACAGGAAGCAGCCTTGAGCTCCTCTAGTGATGAGATGCCTACTGAGACTCAGAAG AGATCCACTGCAGCGGCTCTATGCGACATCACAACCGAGGTTCTAAGAACCATTAATGCCACAGAAAATGCTATGAGCGAGTTGGCCCCCTCAAACCCTAATGACAGACCTCAATTAGCTGGCAATGACGTAAAGCAAGCTGATGCTGCTTACAGGGAGCTTGAGGAAAAT GTATATCTGACAGCAGGGAAGTCATTTGACATGGAGAGAAAGTTGAGGCAGATCGAACGGAATGCTAAGAACCATTATAGAGGCCCTCTCACTGACTCTGAACTCTCTGAACTGGAAGATCAGCTTGCAGCAACTGCTTCGAAAGTGCAGACTACAGAGAGTGAG GTGTCGGACATTGAGAATAAAATCGCTGTTCTTAGTGCATCAGGACTATCGATAGATAAAGCCAAGAAAAAG GCGTCAAGCATACAAAAAAGAAGAACGTCCCAAGACATCCTCATAAACAGAGTACATTTTTGA